One Acutalibacter muris DNA window includes the following coding sequences:
- a CDS encoding DUF3849 domain-containing protein, with protein MYIYPYSLEYAIKYNERDLWRESYQANCDCARAIESAINENYDGSRLADDCRKAVLGEYGLDRVNWVLANTIHEKEQDGRISRGNKEWAKGFHIPQDTTQYQFVVDSHPGLLNIFVNEVRRDWQALGLFDESHCTGKTEDYTGKLLVLKPTVLKDEYKTPDFQLFLADGGFGCSPTARGRKVYGRFLKDGEETHYDRQDFLGVLKDEHLPDWAREKLTELQEQIQEDVPQMT; from the coding sequence ATGTACATATATCCATACTCGCTGGAATACGCAATCAAGTATAACGAGCGCGACCTGTGGCGGGAAAGCTACCAAGCAAACTGCGACTGCGCCCGAGCTATTGAGAGCGCCATCAATGAAAACTATGACGGTTCCCGGCTGGCAGACGACTGCAGAAAGGCCGTCCTCGGAGAGTACGGCCTAGACCGTGTGAACTGGGTGCTGGCCAATACCATTCACGAAAAAGAGCAGGACGGACGTATCTCCCGGGGAAATAAAGAATGGGCCAAGGGTTTCCATATTCCGCAGGACACAACACAGTATCAGTTTGTGGTGGACAGCCATCCGGGGCTTCTCAACATTTTTGTAAATGAAGTGCGCCGCGACTGGCAGGCGCTGGGGCTGTTTGATGAAAGCCATTGCACCGGCAAGACCGAGGACTATACCGGCAAGCTGCTGGTATTGAAACCCACGGTACTCAAGGACGAGTACAAGACACCGGACTTCCAACTGTTTCTTGCCGATGGAGGTTTCGGCTGTTCGCCCACGGCCAGGGGCCGCAAGGTTTATGGGCGATTTTTGAAAGATGGCGAAGAAACGCACTATGACCGTCAGGATTTCCTGGGTGTACTGAAGGACGAGCATCTGCCCGATTGGGCCAGGGAGAAGCTGACCGAGTTGCAGGAGCAGATCCAAGAGGATGTACCCCAAATGACATAG
- a CDS encoding DUF1281 family ferredoxin-like fold protein gives MPNYVANIVTFDGDEKRIKDMLLAVQNDEFGTGSISFNKIIPMPPELDMESSNRSKAGLRAYQDFVAAYSLGRDFSKEDLLHIPGKAEDAYLRRHSGIDRETWNLGRQAFQNIQKYGSPDWYDWRWEHWNTKWDAGGYEEGKDYSQCDKLAFRTAWREPAPVIQKLSEMYPDIEFTHQWAEEQMVVNCGTAKYKAGVQTECEQVEGYDERMDFSVEVWYQYEHNGLPQEQEQTM, from the coding sequence ATGCCAAATTACGTTGCAAATATCGTTACCTTCGATGGCGACGAAAAGAGGATAAAGGATATGCTGCTGGCGGTGCAGAACGATGAGTTCGGTACCGGCAGCATTTCTTTTAACAAGATCATCCCCATGCCTCCGGAGCTGGATATGGAGTCCAGCAACAGGAGCAAGGCTGGTTTGCGGGCCTATCAGGACTTTGTCGCGGCTTATTCCTTGGGCCGTGACTTCTCCAAGGAGGATCTTCTTCATATCCCAGGAAAGGCCGAAGATGCTTACCTTCGTAGGCACTCCGGCATAGACAGGGAAACCTGGAATTTGGGCCGTCAGGCTTTCCAGAACATTCAGAAATACGGTTCGCCGGATTGGTACGATTGGCGCTGGGAACACTGGAACACCAAGTGGGATGCCGGCGGTTATGAGGAAGGCAAAGACTACAGCCAATGTGATAAACTGGCCTTTCGGACGGCCTGGCGGGAGCCTGCCCCTGTCATACAGAAATTATCGGAAATGTACCCTGACATCGAGTTTACCCACCAGTGGGCGGAGGAACAGATGGTTGTAAACTGTGGCACGGCTAAATATAAGGCAGGGGTGCAGACCGAGTGTGAGCAAGTAGAGGGGTATGATGAAAGGATGGATTTCTCGGTGGAAGTCTGGTACCAGTATGAACACAATGGACTTCCCCAGGAGCAGGAGCAGACAATGTGA
- a CDS encoding phosphoadenosine phosphosulfate reductase family protein, giving the protein MEHLDPEQAAIQRLKMAAELSEKYYQEPMTVCYSGGKDSEVLLELCRRAEVPFHVVHNLTTADAPETIYHVRKVFYRLELAGISCTISKPFYRGQRTSMWQLIPLKGIAPTRRVRYCCQILKENSNQNQCVILGVRKQESSARSDSAVAELPGRNRSERVTFDMDNGDTRIIAPCQMKATIKIHPIVDWTDSEVWQFLRDAKVDVNPVYAMGFSRVGCVGCPMAGKNRYTEFQRWPKYEMLYRRAFARMVEARRSIGKDGPWNSADEVFRWWMEDRNLDGQMDIFGGEVGAFEP; this is encoded by the coding sequence ATGGAACACCTTGACCCGGAGCAGGCAGCTATCCAACGTCTCAAGATGGCGGCAGAATTGAGTGAGAAATACTACCAGGAGCCAATGACTGTCTGCTACAGCGGCGGGAAGGACTCGGAGGTATTGCTAGAGCTGTGCAGACGGGCCGAGGTGCCTTTCCATGTAGTCCACAACCTGACTACCGCCGACGCTCCGGAAACGATATATCACGTCCGAAAGGTTTTCTACAGGCTGGAACTGGCAGGTATCTCCTGCACGATTAGTAAACCATTTTATAGAGGCCAGCGCACCAGTATGTGGCAGCTCATACCCCTCAAGGGAATCGCTCCGACAAGGCGAGTTCGCTACTGTTGTCAAATCTTGAAAGAAAACAGCAATCAGAATCAATGTGTTATTCTTGGTGTTCGCAAGCAGGAGAGCAGCGCCAGGTCGGATTCCGCGGTGGCCGAACTTCCCGGCAGAAACCGAAGTGAGCGTGTTACCTTCGACATGGACAACGGAGATACCAGGATCATCGCTCCCTGTCAGATGAAGGCCACAATAAAGATACATCCCATCGTTGACTGGACTGATTCCGAGGTATGGCAATTCCTGCGGGATGCGAAGGTGGATGTCAATCCTGTGTACGCCATGGGCTTCAGCAGGGTGGGCTGTGTAGGCTGTCCGATGGCCGGGAAGAACCGCTACACAGAATTTCAGCGGTGGCCCAAATATGAAATGCTGTATCGCCGGGCCTTTGCCAGAATGGTGGAGGCCCGGCGCAGCATAGGCAAGGATGGGCCATGGAATAGTGCGGACGAAGTGTTCCGGTGGTGGATGGAGGATAGGAACTTGGATGGACAGATGGACATCTTTGGCGGGGAGGTGGGAGCGTTTGAGCCTTGA
- a CDS encoding recombinase family protein, with amino-acid sequence MPQVQRIDPIMLPNEKESVAAYCRVSTNSADQLNSYNSQIAYYTKLINENPDWELYDIYADAGITGTSIEKRDEFQRMLADCREGKIKRVLVKSVSRFARNTTELLETTRKLNDLGVVVIFEEQGFDTSQVLGEMQLALFAMAAQEESFSISKNMRWSYQKRMQNGTFACCLPPVGYDLKNGTLTENHDAGIVKEIFKRYNSGEGMTKIAAYLNEQYPDGKSWGRTAISKVLRNEKYIGDSLLQKGFTSDTLPFVRKENKGERPQYYVEGTHTGIIDKRCFESSSTLRERRLHEKSKGKEHLFTHRLLCATCGHHMRQVTSNGKSYWLCAGRAGQVTDCDYFRLAEDSIIIASLNMMTKIFLNQDNIILPTIAHLREIEYTQSGSDTKLSELDLSLAALNDKSLTLQKLNTKGFISPEEYRFQSEALAAQRKRITAERNKKLNGLQSHSAIEKLEELQAILSSWPGLPTEFDIDQFDEVIEKIIPTADNKLTFRLHCGLELTEEIPS; translated from the coding sequence ATGCCGCAGGTGCAGAGGATAGACCCCATTATGCTGCCCAACGAAAAAGAGTCGGTAGCGGCTTACTGCCGGGTGTCCACAAACTCCGCAGATCAGTTAAATTCCTACAACTCTCAGATCGCTTATTACACCAAGCTGATAAACGAGAACCCGGATTGGGAACTGTACGATATATATGCAGATGCCGGTATAACAGGGACAAGCATAGAAAAGCGGGACGAGTTCCAGCGTATGCTGGCAGACTGCCGGGAAGGGAAAATCAAGCGGGTGCTGGTGAAGTCCGTGTCCCGGTTTGCCAGAAATACAACAGAACTGTTAGAAACCACGCGCAAGCTGAATGACTTGGGCGTGGTCGTTATTTTTGAGGAACAAGGCTTCGATACCAGCCAGGTGTTGGGTGAGATGCAGCTTGCCTTGTTCGCTATGGCGGCGCAGGAGGAGAGCTTCTCTATCTCCAAAAATATGCGGTGGAGTTATCAGAAAAGGATGCAGAATGGTACATTCGCCTGCTGCCTGCCGCCTGTTGGATATGACCTGAAAAACGGAACGCTTACAGAAAATCATGATGCTGGGATAGTCAAGGAGATTTTCAAACGGTATAATTCTGGAGAAGGAATGACCAAAATAGCCGCATATTTGAATGAGCAGTACCCTGACGGAAAATCGTGGGGTAGAACGGCAATTTCAAAAGTTCTGCGAAATGAAAAATATATAGGTGACTCACTTCTTCAAAAAGGCTTTACTTCAGATACTCTTCCATTTGTCAGGAAGGAAAACAAAGGGGAGAGGCCGCAATATTATGTTGAGGGGACACACACTGGGATAATTGATAAGAGATGTTTTGAAAGCAGCAGTACACTTCGTGAAAGACGGTTGCATGAAAAAAGCAAAGGGAAGGAGCATCTGTTTACACACAGGCTTCTCTGTGCGACCTGTGGACACCATATGCGGCAAGTGACAAGTAACGGAAAATCATACTGGCTGTGTGCGGGGAGGGCCGGGCAAGTAACGGACTGTGATTATTTCCGTTTGGCAGAGGACAGCATTATCATTGCGAGTCTCAATATGATGACAAAGATTTTTTTGAACCAGGACAACATTATTCTTCCTACCATTGCCCATCTGCGTGAAATAGAATACACACAATCCGGCTCAGACACCAAGCTCTCCGAGCTCGACCTATCCCTGGCCGCCCTGAACGACAAATCCCTCACCCTGCAAAAGCTAAACACCAAGGGCTTCATCAGCCCAGAGGAATACCGCTTTCAGAGCGAGGCCCTCGCCGCCCAGCGCAAAAGAATTACCGCCGAGCGCAACAAAAAACTGAATGGCCTGCAATCCCACTCAGCCATAGAAAAGCTGGAGGAATTGCAGGCCATTCTTTCCAGTTGGCCGGGGCTGCCAACGGAGTTCGATATCGACCAGTTTGATGAAGTCATAGAGAAAATCATCCCCACCGCTGACAATAAACTGACCTTCCGACTGCACTGCGGTCTGGAGCTTACGGAGGAAATCCCATCATGA
- a CDS encoding XF1762 family protein, giving the protein MSLDIVPITLKEANQFVADHHRHHGPVTGHKFSIAVSDGVGIVGVAIVGRPVSRYLDDGWTLEVTRLCTDATKNACSMLYAAAWRAAHSMGYKKLITYILESETGASLRAAGWKCVGQAGGLRWTGKRRPEVDLYPAQMKLRFEKE; this is encoded by the coding sequence TTGAGCCTTGATATCGTCCCCATCACATTGAAAGAAGCCAACCAGTTTGTCGCTGACCACCACCGGCACCATGGGCCGGTCACGGGCCACAAATTCTCCATAGCCGTGTCAGACGGTGTAGGAATAGTAGGGGTAGCCATTGTTGGCCGCCCGGTTTCCCGCTATCTGGATGACGGCTGGACGCTGGAGGTCACACGCCTCTGCACAGACGCCACAAAAAACGCCTGCTCCATGTTATACGCAGCGGCATGGAGAGCAGCCCATTCAATGGGCTACAAAAAGCTGATAACATATATATTGGAAAGCGAAACCGGAGCCAGTCTCCGGGCCGCAGGATGGAAGTGTGTAGGTCAGGCAGGAGGTTTGCGCTGGACGGGTAAGCGCAGGCCGGAGGTCGACCTTTATCCGGCACAGATGAAACTGCGGTTTGAAAAAGAATAA
- a CDS encoding helix-turn-helix domain-containing protein: MDIVDVIKARILQLCGERNITINKLATMSALPPSSVKNILYGKSSDPKIRTLKKLCDGLDMSLAEFFSTPEFEALEQEIK; encoded by the coding sequence ATGGATATAGTGGATGTTATCAAGGCAAGGATACTTCAACTCTGCGGCGAGAGAAATATCACCATCAACAAACTGGCAACTATGTCGGCGTTGCCGCCATCTTCTGTCAAGAACATTTTGTATGGCAAAAGCAGCGACCCCAAAATTCGGACTCTAAAAAAGCTATGTGATGGGCTTGATATGTCATTGGCAGAGTTCTTCTCTACTCCGGAGTTTGAGGCTTTGGAACAGGAAATCAAGTAA
- a CDS encoding RNA polymerase sigma factor: MKEINLRKYYPHYTQDMIVSIPDEVAELLQEFKRAEDAQRIRTYRHKAMYSLELMNEFREFPAEELLPEELLEQRSMRELLYKGLQSLPEKQRSRLIAYYFLGMSKVEIAQSEGCDHTAVVRCIKRGEAALREFFKKTS, from the coding sequence ATGAAAGAGATCAACCTACGGAAGTACTATCCGCACTATACCCAAGACATGATCGTTTCAATCCCTGACGAGGTGGCAGAGCTTCTCCAAGAGTTCAAGCGTGCCGAGGATGCCCAGCGCATCCGTACATACCGCCACAAAGCGATGTACTCGCTGGAACTCATGAACGAGTTTCGGGAGTTCCCGGCAGAGGAGCTGCTCCCAGAAGAACTGCTGGAGCAGCGCAGCATGAGGGAGCTGTTGTATAAGGGTTTGCAGTCTTTGCCGGAGAAACAGCGGTCACGGCTCATCGCCTACTATTTTTTAGGGATGAGCAAGGTTGAGATTGCACAGTCAGAAGGTTGTGATCACACTGCTGTCGTTCGCTGTATTAAGCGAGGAGAGGCCGCACTCAGGGAGTTTTTCAAAAAAACGTCTTAA
- a CDS encoding FmdB family zinc ribbon protein, whose amino-acid sequence MDIYNGNRKREENGNMGLFACNACRYFFEADALPDTCPNCHLDSVLGSTDSGRRVSFPAVRAATEAEVKAYEEVGKAAQEERDFLEWLDSLSSYDLSNDEYHVALMLLHSFRTTPDLYTKHFTNDLLPAKKGGIEGWNAQAMARILYIDVKKSFTSKINQERQNAGTNDIVKVAAQTPPDSAANVLRRFRQNEITKIFRDPQNLGDIRRVDLEKVVLEPSDGYLRFLTEWYNSMA is encoded by the coding sequence ATGGACATCTATAATGGAAACAGAAAAAGAGAGGAGAACGGAAACATGGGATTATTTGCCTGCAATGCCTGTCGCTATTTTTTTGAAGCGGATGCTCTGCCCGATACCTGTCCAAATTGTCATTTGGACAGTGTTCTTGGCTCAACAGATTCCGGCAGGAGAGTGTCCTTTCCGGCAGTAAGGGCCGCGACTGAGGCTGAAGTTAAAGCCTATGAAGAAGTTGGGAAAGCTGCCCAGGAGGAAAGGGATTTTCTTGAATGGCTAGACAGCCTTTCATCCTATGATTTGTCAAACGACGAGTACCATGTAGCGCTGATGCTCCTGCACAGTTTCAGAACAACGCCTGACCTCTATACCAAGCATTTTACAAATGATCTGCTCCCAGCCAAGAAAGGCGGCATAGAGGGATGGAACGCGCAGGCGATGGCCCGCATTTTGTACATAGACGTCAAGAAATCCTTCACATCTAAGATAAACCAGGAGCGTCAGAATGCAGGTACAAATGATATTGTGAAGGTCGCGGCGCAAACGCCGCCTGATTCAGCAGCCAACGTCCTGCGGAGGTTCCGGCAGAATGAGATAACCAAGATTTTCCGTGACCCGCAAAACCTGGGCGATATCCGGCGAGTGGATTTGGAGAAGGTTGTTCTGGAGCCCAGTGATGGGTATCTACGTTTTTTAACTGAATGGTATAATTCAATGGCATAG
- a CDS encoding NYN domain-containing protein — protein sequence MRYLVQELGKRVELYGIRSTASRALRDAVTETFEIPEEDQQLVECFQYTVADFNRIALNHDNPFATYQSLVTRVSRNSGLPKERIEMAVTEMVNRGYITRKKHRVAYDKPMINVLIPEWDELIAAGLQIIALIRRKDS from the coding sequence GTGCGGTATCTTGTTCAGGAGCTTGGCAAGCGGGTGGAGCTCTATGGCATACGGAGTACCGCCAGCCGGGCGCTGCGGGATGCTGTCACCGAAACCTTTGAGATTCCCGAAGAGGATCAGCAGTTGGTTGAGTGTTTCCAGTACACAGTTGCGGACTTTAATCGCATTGCACTGAATCATGATAACCCTTTTGCGACTTATCAGAGTCTTGTGACCAGAGTGTCCCGTAACAGCGGCCTACCAAAGGAGCGCATTGAGATGGCAGTCACCGAGATGGTAAACCGTGGGTATATTACCAGGAAAAAGCACAGGGTAGCCTATGACAAGCCCATGATAAACGTGTTGATTCCTGAGTGGGACGAACTGATCGCGGCGGGATTACAGATAATAGCACTTATCAGAAGAAAGGACAGTTAA
- a CDS encoding recombinase family protein, whose product MSNRYIPYGYKFEAGQPIPHPDESQIVREIFDRYCAGDSLKVIAENLTHRQVEYSSDKASWDKARIKRILENSRYIGSDECPALISKEQFVAANLKKEQANTNKLTIDDDIKLFKELTVCAKCGKKVTRRTDSRLAEPVSWKCAECGWSVRLSDARFKAQVIEIMNALINDPDSIVPEGSAPEIHTLESKRLLNEFHRALDSGQASEGELIMMVFQIGAANYQAINSREAITARLAADYSKAEPLSTFQRELFQRTARRLLMDANGMLSIELQNGKIVTERNE is encoded by the coding sequence ATGAGCAACCGCTACATTCCCTACGGATACAAGTTTGAGGCTGGCCAGCCGATTCCTCATCCCGATGAGAGCCAGATCGTGCGGGAGATATTTGACCGATACTGCGCTGGGGATTCCCTCAAAGTGATTGCCGAAAACCTGACCCACCGGCAGGTAGAATACAGTTCCGATAAGGCAAGCTGGGACAAGGCCCGCATCAAGCGCATTTTGGAAAACAGCCGTTACATCGGTTCGGACGAGTGTCCGGCACTGATTTCCAAGGAGCAGTTTGTTGCGGCCAATCTCAAGAAAGAGCAGGCGAACACCAATAAGCTCACTATAGACGATGATATCAAGCTGTTCAAAGAGCTGACGGTGTGCGCCAAGTGCGGTAAAAAGGTTACAAGGCGTACTGATTCCCGCCTTGCGGAGCCGGTCTCATGGAAGTGTGCTGAGTGCGGCTGGTCAGTGAGGCTGTCAGATGCTAGATTTAAGGCACAGGTTATTGAGATAATGAACGCCCTGATAAACGACCCTGACTCTATAGTCCCTGAAGGATCAGCGCCCGAAATTCATACGTTAGAAAGCAAGCGCCTACTTAATGAGTTTCACCGGGCGCTGGACAGTGGACAGGCCAGCGAAGGCGAGCTTATCATGATGGTATTTCAGATAGGTGCGGCGAACTACCAAGCTATCAACAGCCGGGAGGCAATCACAGCAAGGCTGGCCGCAGACTACTCGAAAGCAGAGCCGCTGTCCACATTTCAAAGAGAACTATTTCAGCGCACCGCCCGGCGGTTACTCATGGACGCTAATGGAATGCTGTCAATAGAGTTGCAGAACGGCAAAATTGTAACAGAAAGGAACGAGTAA
- a CDS encoding SLOG family protein codes for MEEMKKRNMTCCFTGHRQIPEKDLPRVQRNLEQTIIKLYERGVVYYGTGGALGFDTLAAETVLRLRKNYPKLRLILVLPCKDQTRDWKAEDVAKYEEIRQRADKVVYTGENYTRGCMHERNRHLVKFSSVCVCYQTRNNGGTAYTVHYAQDKGLHIINVV; via the coding sequence ATGGAAGAAATGAAAAAGCGCAACATGACCTGCTGTTTTACCGGCCACCGTCAGATACCGGAAAAAGACCTTCCAAGAGTGCAAAGAAATCTGGAGCAGACTATCATCAAGTTGTATGAGCGGGGCGTGGTCTATTATGGAACCGGGGGAGCTTTAGGCTTTGACACCCTTGCAGCAGAAACCGTACTGCGCCTTCGGAAAAACTATCCAAAGCTGCGGTTGATTCTCGTCCTGCCATGCAAAGACCAGACCCGGGACTGGAAAGCGGAGGATGTGGCTAAGTATGAGGAGATCCGGCAGAGAGCAGACAAGGTGGTTTATACCGGCGAAAACTATACCAGGGGCTGTATGCACGAGCGCAACCGGCACCTTGTGAAGTTCAGCAGTGTGTGCGTTTGCTACCAGACTAGGAATAACGGCGGGACAGCTTACACCGTCCACTATGCCCAGGATAAGGGGCTTCATATCATCAATGTCGTATGA
- a CDS encoding recombinase family protein has protein sequence MRAWLYCRVTNGWDADSRDHLALQKAELERFCAEHDLTVAGATMVTGSGKKELQELVHSGVEQDTYDVLVGISATRFGGDILSLLQTGKALTEQGKGICMVRENISTHPDIVLQNASETLESQEIGGLSL, from the coding sequence ATGAGAGCATGGCTGTACTGCCGGGTAACAAACGGCTGGGACGCGGATTCCAGAGATCATCTGGCACTGCAAAAAGCAGAACTGGAAAGGTTTTGCGCGGAGCATGATTTGACTGTGGCCGGAGCCACTATGGTCACCGGCAGCGGCAAAAAGGAACTGCAAGAGCTGGTACATAGCGGTGTAGAGCAGGACACCTACGATGTGCTGGTGGGCATAAGCGCTACACGGTTTGGCGGGGATATATTGAGCCTGCTCCAGACGGGCAAAGCGCTCACCGAGCAGGGCAAGGGGATTTGCATGGTGAGGGAGAATATCTCAACGCACCCTGACATTGTCCTGCAAAATGCCAGTGAAACTTTGGAGTCTCAGGAAATTGGAGGGTTATCGTTATGA
- a CDS encoding helix-turn-helix domain-containing protein — MFANRLSYLRRGQGISQSQLADKLGVKKQSVSNWENGNIMPSVDMVIKTADYFSVSVDYLLGRDKPEESGISIIDATGLTAEEISHIQFLVDDLRNRK; from the coding sequence ATGTTTGCAAATCGGTTAAGCTATCTCCGGCGCGGTCAGGGTATCTCCCAAAGCCAACTGGCAGATAAGCTGGGAGTAAAGAAACAGAGCGTCAGCAATTGGGAGAATGGGAACATTATGCCCTCTGTTGACATGGTGATAAAGACTGCCGATTATTTTTCGGTCAGCGTGGATTATCTACTGGGCCGGGATAAGCCGGAGGAGAGCGGGATCTCCATCATCGACGCGACCGGCCTAACTGCGGAAGAGATTTCGCACATACAGTTTTTGGTGGATGACCTGCGGAACAGAAAATAA
- a CDS encoding recombinase family protein, with amino-acid sequence MSTTSPSRNVTVIPAKPQGSAPGQPTKKKLRVAAYCRVSTDKDEQLNSFEVQKTYYTEKITSNPNWKMAGIFADEGITGTSMKKRDQFMRMLRHCREGRIDLILVKSVSRFGRNTVDVMRTVRSLREKNITVMFEKENLDTSQMTSELMLAFFSAFSQSESESIRENIIRGNAMAYAQGKVSVSPTMFGFTKDSNGEIAVDEEQAQVVRMIYNDYLDGMTPGDIKKKLERLHIKTSFGRDTWNTTVILSLLQNEKYMGDALRQKTFKPSLFSNRSKVNNGELPKFYVSDCLPVIVEPDLWQQVQEEVARRRAKRASTEKAKNPLEGRHRGKYALSDILICGKCGSPYRRTTWAKKGKKKIVWRCGTRLDYGTQFCNESPTIEERSLHTAIVNGIMNQYINVSADMELLKANLDRALAPQVPGGEADIRTRISELTQQKQDLVARCMEENDITKYELLLTKIVEELEQLNQRLKGIESQQKDRAVTETRMAEISELLKQFADSGLQYDDVLTRRLVSAIRVKSDEEIEITFKDGKTRTEMIE; translated from the coding sequence ATGAGCACCACTTCCCCCTCTAGAAATGTCACCGTTATTCCCGCCAAGCCCCAGGGTTCCGCCCCCGGTCAGCCCACCAAGAAAAAGCTACGGGTAGCAGCTTACTGCCGGGTATCCACCGACAAGGACGAGCAGCTCAACAGCTTTGAGGTACAGAAAACCTATTACACGGAGAAAATAACCAGTAATCCAAACTGGAAAATGGCCGGGATTTTCGCTGACGAGGGCATCACGGGCACCTCCATGAAAAAGCGCGACCAATTCATGCGGATGCTCCGCCACTGCCGGGAGGGGCGCATTGACCTTATCTTGGTGAAGTCGGTGTCACGATTTGGCAGGAACACGGTGGATGTGATGCGTACAGTGCGGAGCTTGCGGGAGAAAAATATCACTGTTATGTTTGAAAAAGAGAATCTGGACACCAGTCAGATGACTAGTGAGTTGATGCTGGCCTTTTTCAGCGCTTTCTCCCAATCGGAGTCCGAGTCAATCCGTGAGAACATTATCCGGGGCAACGCCATGGCCTATGCCCAGGGCAAGGTCAGCGTCAGTCCCACTATGTTCGGTTTCACAAAAGACAGCAATGGTGAGATCGCTGTTGATGAGGAACAGGCCCAAGTTGTACGCATGATCTACAATGACTACCTGGACGGCATGACCCCCGGAGACATAAAGAAAAAGCTGGAACGCCTGCATATAAAGACATCCTTCGGCCGCGATACATGGAACACTACGGTGATCTTGAGCCTCCTGCAAAATGAGAAATACATGGGCGACGCTCTACGGCAAAAGACTTTCAAGCCCAGCCTGTTTTCTAATCGGAGCAAAGTCAACAACGGCGAGCTGCCCAAGTTTTACGTCAGCGACTGCCTACCGGTAATCGTCGAGCCTGACCTTTGGCAGCAGGTGCAGGAGGAAGTGGCCCGGCGCAGGGCAAAACGAGCGTCCACTGAGAAAGCCAAGAATCCGCTGGAGGGTCGGCACCGTGGGAAATATGCCCTGAGTGATATCCTCATCTGCGGCAAATGCGGCTCACCATACCGGCGCACTACCTGGGCAAAGAAAGGTAAGAAGAAAATCGTCTGGCGGTGCGGTACCCGGTTGGATTACGGTACTCAATTCTGTAACGAATCTCCTACTATAGAGGAAAGGTCGCTCCATACCGCCATCGTCAACGGCATCATGAACCAGTACATAAACGTCAGCGCCGATATGGAGCTGCTCAAGGCGAACCTTGACCGGGCGCTGGCCCCGCAGGTGCCGGGCGGAGAGGCGGATATCCGGACTAGGATATCCGAGCTGACCCAGCAAAAGCAGGACTTGGTAGCCCGGTGCATGGAAGAAAATGACATTACAAAATACGAACTGCTCCTAACGAAGATCGTCGAGGAACTGGAGCAGCTCAACCAGCGGCTGAAAGGTATAGAAAGCCAGCAAAAAGACCGGGCGGTCACGGAAACCCGTATGGCTGAGATCAGCGAACTGCTAAAGCAATTTGCCGACAGCGGCCTGCAATACGATGATGTCCTGACCCGCAGGCTGGTGTCTGCCATCCGTGTGAAGTCGGATGAAGAAATAGAGATCACATTTAAGGACGGCAAGACAAGAACCGAAATGATTGAGTAA